From Rhodococcus antarcticus, the proteins below share one genomic window:
- a CDS encoding tyrosine-type recombinase/integrase, producing the protein MVVAGKANHRGFGYVRRLPSRRFQASYVGPDLVRHTGLETFAAKLDAEAWLGGEQRRLATETWVAPSLRTAEAWLGGEQRRLATETWVAPSLRTAEALVVVVPVTVGEYAASWLARRDLKPRARVHYQSLLDRQILPTFGRKTLAQVTPRQVADWHHTLDESRPTLRAHAYGLLKAMFNSAVAEDECTVNPCRVRGASATKRVAAVRPASLEELGWLVAAMPARYRVMTLLAAWCALRFGELTELRRKDVDLTTGVLRVRRGVARADGVIVVGTPKSDAGKRDVAIPPHIIGLLTDHLDQLQDRGQNALLFPSAGDPTKHLAPATLYRVFYTARVAAGRPDLRWHDLRHTGAVLAAATGATLAELMSRLGHSSPAAAMR; encoded by the coding sequence GTGGTGGTGGCCGGGAAGGCGAATCACCGGGGTTTCGGTTACGTCCGAAGGTTACCGTCGCGCCGGTTTCAGGCGTCTTACGTGGGTCCTGACCTTGTTCGTCACACGGGTCTGGAGACGTTCGCGGCGAAGCTTGATGCGGAGGCGTGGCTGGGTGGGGAGCAGCGGCGCCTGGCCACGGAGACGTGGGTGGCGCCGAGCCTGCGCACCGCGGAGGCGTGGCTGGGTGGGGAGCAGCGGCGCCTGGCCACGGAGACGTGGGTGGCGCCGAGCCTGCGCACCGCGGAGGCGCTGGTGGTGGTGGTGCCGGTGACGGTGGGGGAGTACGCGGCGTCGTGGTTGGCGCGGCGGGATCTGAAGCCGAGGGCCCGGGTGCACTACCAGTCGTTGCTGGACCGGCAGATCCTGCCGACGTTCGGGCGCAAGACCCTGGCGCAGGTGACACCGCGGCAGGTCGCGGACTGGCACCACACCCTGGACGAGTCCCGCCCGACGTTGCGGGCGCATGCGTACGGGTTGTTGAAGGCGATGTTCAACTCCGCGGTCGCCGAGGACGAGTGCACGGTCAACCCGTGCCGGGTCCGCGGGGCGAGCGCGACCAAACGGGTGGCGGCGGTGCGTCCGGCGTCCTTGGAGGAGCTGGGTTGGCTGGTGGCGGCGATGCCAGCGCGCTACCGGGTGATGACCTTGTTGGCGGCGTGGTGTGCGTTGCGGTTCGGGGAGCTCACCGAGCTCCGCCGCAAAGACGTCGACCTCACCACCGGGGTGCTCCGGGTGCGTCGGGGGGTGGCCCGCGCCGACGGCGTCATCGTCGTCGGCACACCGAAGTCCGACGCCGGCAAACGGGACGTCGCCATCCCCCCACACATCATCGGACTCCTCACCGACCACCTCGACCAGCTCCAGGACCGGGGGCAGAACGCCCTGCTGTTCCCCTCCGCCGGGGACCCGACCAAGCACCTCGCCCCCGCCACGTTGTACCGGGTGTTCTACACAGCAAGGGTGGCCGCGGGGCGCCCTGATCTGCGGTGGCACGACCTGCGCCACACCGGGGCCGTCCTCGCCGCCGCCACCGGCGCCACCCTCGCCGAGCTCATGAGCCGACTCGGACACTCCAGCCCGGCTGCCGCGATGCGCTAA